The region AAAATCCCCAAGAAAGTTTCAATAGAAACAGTCTCCTCTGCATTTATTGTATCACTAATAACATCCTCAAAAAACAATGTATCGTTAACAAAGATTTCATATCTACAACTATCAGGTGGAATTTGAAAAGGGGAATTATTTTTAATTTCAAAGGAAAAATATACATCATCCAGAGTATCAGGATGTTGTGGAAAAATTGAAATAGAAACGACTTCCAAATCCTGAACCATAACATTTGGCTCGCCTGGAGTAAGAGTGAGACTATCACAATCATAAAAATCATTTTCACAATTATCAGAATCACAGCCATCTGGGAAACGCATTAAGGAATAACCTGAAGGCACATCAGGAGCAAAATAAATCCCTGGCTGGTTTGCATCACCTGGAAGATTATTTGAGTTTGGGGAGTCATAAAGTATTGTATCAATTGTATCACTATCAGCAGAAATGATTCTTACTCCATCGGTAGCTGTTCCAGCATTTTGAAAAGCAAGCGAGGTAGTCAAATCTGCATTTGCAACATTTGATTCTCCGATAAGAAGAAAATCACCAGAAGCAAGGGAAATATCTGGAAAAGTAAAACACTCTGCAAAATAATTCCCAGCTTTCTCTATTCTCCAATTTGCAATGTTTATTGAGATAGAACCCGCATTATACAATTCTATCCATTCATAGCCTTCATCACTACTTGGGTGGTCATAATAAATCTCATTGATTTTAATATTTTGTGCTGATAAAACAGAAGTTGTTAAAATCAATAAAGTAATTAGTGCTAAAATATAATATAATTTTTTCTTATTTTTCATTGCTTTCCTTATAATTTGTTTTGAAAGTTTCACTAATAATTCCCAATCCCATAAGTGCTCGCAGCTTTTCGCCTTCAGGGAAAAAAACTGCATTATCAATTAAATAAGATATCTTCTGCTTCTCGTCATAGAAAGCAAAACTGACAAATGCTCCTCCAATAAAATATTCTGGATTTTGCCATCTGCCAGAAAGTTTGTAGCCATTATAAGATAGAAATTGTGTTTTCTCTTGAGTAACATCTTCAGAAGAGAATTCGTCGCCTTCATAATACTTTTTCCCTAATTCCAGTCTTTTATTCCAGAGCCATTCTTTATTCACAATATTTTCTGGCATATTCTCCCAATATACTGCTAAAAATCTATCTGGATGCTTTTCAACACGAAGCAGGTAAGATACAAAGTGATTCCCATCATCTTTTCTAAATGTAAGATATTGGTAAGGCAAGTCAAGGTGCCAGGGATAATGCTCTTTTTGATATTCAATCTCTTCCTTATTCAAACCGGGTTTATAAATAAGATTCTTAATACGCTCAATCTCCCTATTCCTATAAATCTTAAATATTATATTTGATTTTTCAAAAGTATAAAGTAACAGAGTTTTAATATCCTTTCCAATCACAAAAACCACTGCTTGATTCTGAGACCAGTTATCATTAACTGCAATAATATCCGCCGGGATTGAGTCTGATAAAGAAGAAGTCTGTTCTGGCAGAATAGATTTTACATATTGTGATGTGGGTTTATTTGAATTTGTATCACATAGAAAAAGCAGATTCGCAAATTTATAATACCTTTTGATTTGTGATATGTCTTCTCTTTGAACAGTAAATAGCTTCTCATTAGTTGTTGTGAAAAACTCTCTTTCAAGTGATTTAAGAATCTCTAATTTGCCATAATCCCATACCTTGTCATCAGCAAATACAAATATAACACTTGACTTGCCCCAGGAAATCGGTTTTCTTATATCTGTAGAAGACTCATGAGAAAATTCAGATTTGCCACATCCGTAAATACCAAGTATTATAATCAAAAAAGCAGATATTATAATTTTATCTCGCATATAATCTCTCCCTGATTTGGAACACATAAATTATAGCAGAAAGCCAGGTAATAATAGTTACTAAAATAAATGCAATTAATATAATATTTTCAATTACTAATGATTTAGGAAGAAAACTTTTATAGAAAAGCGAGAAAATAATTGTGGACATTTGAGCGGTAGTTTTAATCTTACCGAATATATTAGCTGCCAAATAAATCTTTCTTTTAATTAGATGATTTCTGAGCAGCGTCATAAATAGTTCTCTTGCTAATATCAAAAGTGTCAGCCACCAATATATTAATCCCCAAAATGTCAAAATAATTAATGCTGAAGCAACTAAAATTTTATCAGCTAAGGGGTCGAAAATCTTACCAAAACTTGATACATATTTAAATTTCCTTGCAATTATCCCGTCAAATGCATCTGTCAATGATGCAATTATAAAAACCAGCAATGTAGCAAGATAATACTCCTTAATTGCCAGAAATATAAATAATGGAATAAGAATTATTCTAAGTAAAGTCAGTGCATTAGGAATTTGACTTTTATACTTTCTCACCTTTTCCATTATACGCCCTTTGCTTATACAATAACTAAGAATCAACCTTTGGGTTCATCTTTAGAAATCAGGTTTATTAAAGAAATAAAAATATATACTCCAAGGAGACAAAAAACTCCATACCATCCTAAATTTAATTCTAATACCTGAATATCAAATAATTGATAGATTTTATCCTGCAAAAAATAGATTGGAATTAAAAGGCTTAAGAAAATTACTAAAAATAAAATAACTGTCTCAGTAAGTAAATGCGGAATTTTATACAAATGTTTGTAGCCTTTTTGTTTCCATAGTCTCCACTTCTCTTTCTGGCGGTTTCTTATAAGTCTTCTGAACAAAAAAAGCTGAAAACTTGCTACAAATATGATAATGAAAAATGGATAATACTTATACTGATACAATAATGATTTAATCTTCCCAAATCTATTTATTTCACTTTTATTATAATCAACACTTGCTATTCGTGGGTCACTTGAAAGTCGGTCTGTCATTTGCAGAAATTCTTTCAAAGAGAACTCTTCCCCATTAATAGTCAAAACGATATAATCTGAAAGATTTTCAGGCATAACCCATTTTTGTAAGTTTGATAGGTCAAATTCCTTCTCTAATTTTACAATACTTTCTAATCCTGTAATTAAACTAAACTTATTTATTATTTTATATTTCATCAATAAATCCTGAATGAGCTTTTCGGTATCTGTGTTTGGAGCAAGATACAATATTAGAGAAGAAGACAAATAGTTATTAATTTTCTTCTCAATTTTTTTTTCTGCATAGTAAACGCCCAAAACAGCAACAGATGCAATAATAATAGTCAGCCAGACAAAGATAAGATGCCCAATTAATCCCTTATATTGTTTCCCAAATAAATAGAACATCTTACTCATTATAATCTCTTAATTTTTGCAACGAATAGGTTGCTTTTTTCAAGAATTTTTTCATAATCGGCTGATGATGAACAATTGTTAAACATATCATCAAATAATCTATTATTTATATCCCTAAAGAAATAGTATTTTTGCAGTACAAATTTTTTCGTATTACCTCTAATTTTATCATCAAATTCTCGCCATCTAAATGTTGGATATATAATAAAACCTAATCCATTCTTTTTAAGAAGAAAATCAAAAGATTCAATAACATCATCCATAGTACATAAAATTTCATGCCGAGCGTTTCTCTTCTCTTCATCAGGACTGAGTCTTCCTCTGCCAACGGGGTAAAATGGTGGATTTGAGAAAGCAATATCAAATTTCTTGAAAGGTATTCTGCTTTTGACTTCTTTCCCATTCATCTCAATAAGACTGATTCTATTACTCAAATGATTACTTACAATATTCTTTTGAGCGAGTTCAAAAAGTGAGGGTTGGACTTCTATGGCAGTTATAGAAATTTGAGGGAGTTTTGCTGCAAGAAGAATAGCTATAATGCAGGATCCTGTGCCAAATTCAAATGCTGTGCCAGAAAAACTAATTCCAATATTTTCAAGAATAATATTCAGTAGAATTAAAGAATCCTCTGAACTACGATACCCCTTTTTATTTTGTAAAAGTTTTAGATTTTTATATTGGAGAGCGTCCAAAGTGTAGTTTTTCGCACTAAGAATTTCCCGGTTTTGTTTTTTGTCTCTGATTTTTATCATTTCAATTAAATATAATTCAACTTTTTTTTAATTAAGAAGTTTTTCAATTTGATTAAATATAGTCAAGTTTTGGGGTTTTTAATTTTGATTATTGCAAAAAATGAGAATTTTCGCTATGTAAGTATTTGCTATATACCTTTGTTGTGATATAGAAAAAAATAGATTAAAAAAGGGTCTGACTAAAACTCTGCCAATTTTGACTGATAGTCAGACCACTTTTATACTTTAGTAATAGTTATATTATCGCAGCATCAGAATCTTACTTATTTCAGATTTATATTTATCTGTTTCCATACGATAGAAATAAATCCCATTGGATAACTGTATACCTCTGTTATCTTTACCACTCCAAATAACCTTATCTTTTCCAGTTAAATCTCCAAACCGCTTTACCAATTGACCTTTTACATTATAAATCTTTATCTGTGATAATCCGTGTAAATCTGTGGCTGAAAAAGAGATTGTAGTTGAACTATGCATCGGATTTGGATAGCAGCACAACGAAATATCTGATTCTGAACCCAGGTCTTCATCTCCCTTGCCATAATAGGGTATCTCTTCTACTATACTTGAATAAGGAATAAAATTAGCCTTGATAGTTGTAAGTTCCATTTCAGAAATATCTTCCTTCCCAATTTCAAACTCTACAACTCCTTCCTCATCTGTAAATCCTCTTAGGAATATCTCATTACCTTCTGATATCAAATTACATCTTACATTGCTTACAGGATTTTCTTCTTTATCTAACACCCAAAAAACAGCCAGTTCTTCATTTTCAGATTTTAATCTATATACATTAAATACCCGGGCTTTTTCACTCCAAATTTGCATACTCGGGTCACCAAATAAGACATGAGAAAGAATAAGATCTCTTGCACAATTTGAGCCCCCATATTGATAAATATATTGATGACATTCCACACAGTTTTCTCCAATACGATACATCTCATTATCAAATATAAAATCCATGAAATCTTCTACTGAATGGCGAGTTGTATAAGGAAATTCAAGGAATGATGAGGCATATAAAGCAACAGCACCATCAGGACTATTTATAAACTCTGCTCCTACACACTCTGCAGGAAAATACACATAATTGGTGTCTATCATAGCGAAAAGATTACCTCTACAAGAACTACTCCAGAACAGATAGGGATTTGTATTTGATAGATAGGGTGGCAAATATTCATAATATTCAGGTGCATGATAGGGTAGGTTACCAACTAGACAAATTGTATCATTAATTGTGACTATATTTGTATTTTCAAAAGGTGGAAGACCCATAGGAGGCGGAGGTCCTGGATATGAATTTGCATTACACATTATATTGTAGGCACCAATACACTTCCTATGACCATGAGCCACATTAAATAGAAAACTAAAATTATTGCTTGCTATTGCCTCTCCCCATAAAACTCCAGGTCGGATTGTATCTCCTGGCTCTGCATGATATAAGTCCTCTTCATAAGTATAGGCAATGTCCGTATTGATATGTTCAGCAATCCTGTTTATTATATAATTTCCACCCGTATCATAAGGAATCTTCGCAAGATTCTGTGCAATTAAATGATATTTCTCAGAATAATTACCATTGTAACGATAGGCAATATATTTATTGATAAAATTCTGTACCTCTTCTGGCGTATCTGCAGGGATTCTGCCAACATATAAATCAGCTTCAAAATTTACCTCATCATCAGATACCCAGTCAGAAAGAACATTACAAAAATAATAATCAGTAGGGAATTCTGAACCATAGCCCTCTATACAACTTTCAGCCCATTGATGATAATATGGATTCCATATCATTTTAGGCATAATTACTGATGCATCTCCACCAATCAAAACATATTTAAGATTTGGATTTCTCTCCTTTCTTGTTTTTAAATACTGCCTTATCTCCTGCGGGGTATTCCCTGTCTGTAAAATAGATACCACTTGGGTCTTTATCCCTTCTCTATTTTTTATTGTAGCAAATTCAAGAAAATCCTGTTCTAATTCCGCATTTGTAATGATTATCATATCATAAGGTATCTTATTTTCTCCTTTTGTAGTAGTTTCAGGATATTCTTGCTTTTTTATTGTAGGCTTAAAGTTCTCTGCATGCTCAATAAACTGCTCTATCTCTTCAGGATTATCAAATATTTTGCTTAATTCTTCTCTTAATCCCTTCTCATAATCTTCCTTTGGACCAGCAAATAAACAGATAAAAGTAAAGGTGAAGGTTAAGATTATAGTTGAGATTATTAGTATTCTATTTTTTCTTTTCATAATAGACCTTCCTTTTCCCGATTAATTAGTCTCGTTTAAGCACCGAGCCTGACCAAATCGGGATCCCGTTAAAACGGGACTTTTTTTATCTTATTAATAACATTCTTTTTGTATCAATAACTTTGTTGCCATTTACTAATTGATACAGATAAATACCACTGGACAGTTGGTTGCCACTTTCGTCTTTTCCATTCCAGACAATCGATGATTGATGATTATCTATTGATACCTGCTTTATCAATTGCCCTTTGATATTATATATCTTTATCTCTGTGCTCTTAGCCCCGAGTTCACGGGGCTGAAGAAAAAAAGAAATTGTTGTAGAACTGTGAAATGGATTGGGAAAATTAGGTTTGAGTTCATTTATAAAAGATATACTATTATCTTCGACTGAAGCCCCTACAGGTGGTATATGGTAGAAATCACAACTGACTAAGTTTGGATTTTCGTCATAAAACCAATAAACTCTTACATCATTATAAGGCCCTCCTACATCAGGGTCATGGGAACTTAATCTAGCCCAATTATATTCATCACCAACTCTGGCAAATACAGCATGTTTCCAAAGATTATCCGCTTCATTATATATAGCAGGATCTCCTTTTACAAACCAATCTGGTTCTTGAGGCCAATCATCTTCTGATAAACGTTCATAAAGAGTTACATCTTGATAATTCATTAAATGAATGTGTAAATGATCACAGTATGGAATACAACCGTAATCATCTACACCCCCACCATATCCATCCCAACCTGCAGATAAATCCAATCCACCTTCTTTCAAACATTGGGAGACAAAATTTGCACAGTCACCGTTTCCAAATGGTGGTGAATAATTATCATAATCTTGCAGGTTTCTTCCATCCCACCATTCGTCTGCATAGGCGACTGCAGCATCGGAATCATAATTTCGCATAGAGTTTTCCAATTTGTCATCAGGAGGAACTTCTATATTGAAGTAACTTTTTAGTATTGTTCTGATATATTGTCGTACGTACGGACTCTTGTCATTAAGCATACCTTTTATTAACTGGAGTGAGGTTGCATCACCAATCTCAGCTAAACCCCTTACTGCTGCACTCCGAATATGCTTATCACTATGCGTCAACATTTTTTTTAGCCTAGGAAACGCATCTTCACAGTATCCCAATTCAGCCAATCTAATTGCAGCACCAACAGCGACCTGAGGATCCTCATCATTCATGGCTTTTCGTAGATTTTGGATTGCTCTTTTCGTTCCAATGTCTTTTAACCCTTGATTAATAGCAAGACGAGTTCTTCTATCTCCAAACTTCCATAGATCCTCAAGCACAGGTATACAATAGGTAGTATCACCTAAAAAGACGAGGGCTAAAGCTGATCTTAGCTGAACTTCTTCCACAAAATCGTTCATAGCTTCTATTAGGACAGGTTGAGATTCAATTGATTCTAATGTTGCCAATGATGTAGCACATTGTGCTCTTACATTGCTTGCCGGGTCTTCCAATAATAACTTTTCCAAATAAGGTACTACCTGCTCATCCTGGCTGCACCCTAACTGCATAGCAGCTATCTGGCGCCTATATCTACTTGTATCAGATAATGTCTCTATCAAGCCGGGCACATTAGGAGCTATATCCTTTCTTGCTTGCTCCTTCAAATGCTCCGATCTTTCATGAAATCTTTTTAGTCGAGCTCTTTTTAAACTATCCAAATAGGTGCTATCCGGCTCATCGGTAGGTACTTTTCTTTCATTCCCGCCAGCAATACAGGGAATCGCAATAGTCAAACATATAAGTAAGCTTACTGACATCAATACTATCTTTTTCATGGTTATCTCCTCTTTTTAGTCATTTTTTTATCTTTTTATTCTTAACAATATTTTTTTGGTATAACACCAAAATTCCTATCCTATAAGTTAACATAACCCATTTGTCCCGTAAAAGACTAAACCTTTAACGGGATTTTCCCTAAATTCATGCAATTCCATTTAGATGTTTTAAAATTTTCTTGCCAAATTTTTTTTATCAGGAACTCAGGGAAAATTATAAAGAAGTTAGTTATTATAGCTGATATGGATAAATCCAACAGGAAATTTAATCACCATTCTCATCTTTTCCATCCGACATAATTGAATTTTCCACTTTCTTTTCAATTAAATTAACGACCAAATTTGCCTTTCATAAGCATTGTTTTAATTTAATACAACCTATCGAGAGGTTTAATAGTATTATAATTCAAATCTTTAAAACCTTTCGTAAAATAATTATATCTATAGGGTAAAATAACTTTATCACCGGGAAAGCATCTACGAGCAGGAATAGAATCAACAATAGTAAATTCAAGTTTAAAATCGTTTTTTTTATATGAATTTACCAGGACATCTTTTACATCGGTTTTAATTCTTGGAAGAGAGACAATAGTAACCGCATAAATATCAGAATATACTTCTGCTGAGAAATGTCCCAGAGAATCTGTCTGAATATAAGTTAGCTGATGTTTTGCAGAAAGAAAAGATAATTCAAATGATTCAATTTCATGATTCATAATTTTTACTTCTCCAGAAATCTCAAATTTTTCATCAGGTTTAACAAAAGTCTTTACATAATCAGCATAAGGAATGGTTTGTGAAAAGCTATACAAGTATGGATAGAATCCTTCTTCTTTATAAGGTTTTATCTCTGAAATAGTTTTATATGTTATTGAACCAAAATAAGAAGCATACATTGGAGTATTAAATAAGGTAACATAATCTTCTGTTATCTCTATTGGATATGAATATCCATTTCTTTCTGTAAGTAGCAAAGCACTAGGGCTATTATCAATGTCTATAAAAACTAAGATTTCCTTTTGTTTTGCTGTATACTCAATAAATGCTTCTTCATCTAAATAAATTATTGGAATGAATTCGAGTTTAGGGAATTCCCCTTCTCGAATTTTAACTATTTTAGGCCCATTTACATCTTTAAGTATTTTCTTTTTCTGATTTTCAGAAGCCATATAACTTTTTACTGTTTCTACAGATATTTTGTATTCTCCTTCAGGTAGCCAAGAAGAAAATTCACCATTACTTTCAGTGAAAAAACTCTCAACATTATATCTTCTTTTTGTTTCTGGATGCTTAAATATTACAGAAACAATGTATATTGAATCAACATGACAAAATCCTTTTAACATTCCTTTATGTTCGGACTTCCAATCTAAAAGTAACTTATCAATACGCTTTTCTTGTAAATATGTATTATCATCACGAAGTCCACAAATTTCAATCTTGTCGCTTAACTTATTTTTTAACTTTTTTACTAACTTTACTGGAGCTGTTGTAGCAATATACTGGTCGTTACCTGTAATTAGTTTTACTTTCTTTTTATTTATAAATTTTTTCACATGCTTTTTTGTATCTTCATCATATTTTATAAATGTAGTAGTCATTTCAGTATTATTTTCAATATAAGTTTTATAGTGCCAATCAGAGATATCATCAGCTAATAAAACTGAAGGTAAAAGTAAAATAATAATTAAAATCTTTCTTAATATCATAATATATACATTATGTTTAAAAATTCTTATTAATATTAATATAAAATCTTTATACATACTTATTAGTCTTTAAATTTTCTTGCCAAATTTTTTTCATATTTTTAAAATTTTATTTCCATCGTAAAATGTCTAATCCTATCAAAAAAAGATTTGATCGCAAGTGCAGAATAAAAATTCAAATTAATAAAAAAAGTAATAACCTAACCTTTGATTTCTTAGAAATTGTTATTTTTTTTAAAAATAAATCTATTTGCAATCAAGTTTATTGTCTGTATGCCCGAATCCACCAGCATCTCTTTCTGTTTTGCTTAAAGAAATACTTTCTTCTAAAACTGTATCTTCAACCTTTGAGAAAACCATTTGAGCGATTCGCATATTTGGTTTTACAATAAAATCTTCATCACCAAAATTAAAAGCTATTATCTTAACTTCTCCTCTATAATCAGAATCGATAGTGCCTGGAGAGTTTAAGATTCCTATTTTATGATTAATTGCCAGACCACTTCTTGGACGAATTTGTGCTTCATATCCTTGAGGAATTTCTAAAGAAAAACCAGTTGGTATTAAAGCAACATCCTTAGGCAAGATTACCACATCTTTTGCTAAATTGGCAAATATATCATATCCAGAAGAATGGGGAGTCATCTTTTGAGGTAATTTTGCAGTTTTGGATAATCTCCTTATTTTTACTTTAATCATCAGAATTCTCTGGTGGCAATGTAAACACAAATCTTTTTCAAAAATTCAGCCTTAGGACCATAATAAGAGATAATATTTTGTGCTTTGCTCTGTAACTCTTGAGCTTTCTCCTTTGCTTTTTCTATGCCATATATTTTAGGGTAAGTAGCTTTCCCTCTCTGAGCATCAAGTCCTGTTTTCTTACCCATCTTTTCTTCAGAACCTTCTACATCAAGAATATCATCACTTATTTGGAAAAGCAGTCCTAAGGTTTTACCAAATTCTGTTATCCTTTCTAAATCATCTTCACCTGCTTCAGCCATAATCGTACCAAAACGAACAGCTGTAGTAATCAACTTTGCAGTTTTATTCATATGAATATAATCAAGGATTTTTGGTGAGACATATTTTCCTTCACTATCAATATCAACTATTTGACCCGCAATTAACCCGGTATCCCCAGTTGCTTCTGCGAACTCCTTTAATAACTCAACTTTAACTTTAGATTTTACATCAATTGTAAGCAGAATCTTAAATGCTTCAACAATTAATGCATCTCCAGCAAGTGTTGCAATATCCTCCCCAAACTCTATATGGCAGGCAGGTTTCCCCCTTCTGAGATCATCATTATCTATATCTGGCAAATCATCATGTATTAATGAATAAGTATGAATCAACTCAATTGCAGCAGCAACAGGTAATATTTTTTTATCCATATGTCCAAAAAGTTGATATGTAGTAATTGTCAGATACGGACGGATTCTTTTGCCACCAGCAAAAAGAGTGTAACGCATTGCTTTATGTATAATTTTTGGATACTCGTCCTTCCGCGGTAAAAATCTATCAATTATAATATTGACTAATTCTCTTTTCTCCTTAACATCTTTTTTGAGACGCATCATTTTGGTCATTACTATTCTCCTGAAAAAAAATTTACGCTTTTACATTTAGTCAAAATCAGGCAAAATTATTACTGAGTGCATAAAACTATTTGCATCTATTTTCAATAATGATATTAAATAAAAGTGGAGTGCTGAAACGAGTCCTTCCGATATATCGGAAGGGCGAACTTTCAGCATATTGGCATCTGCGAAAAGTTCATTCCGATAAATCGGAACTCGTTTTCGCACTCCGCTACTATCCGTAGAAATAAAGTAACCTATATTATGCTTCTAATAGTAACTTTACTCCGTTTACGCTTCTTTGACTTCACTTAGTAAGGAAATCTTATTTTCTATCTTCTTTAATCTTTCAGAACAAAGCTTGATTAATTTAATGCCTTCTTCATAATATTCTAAAGATTTTTCAATATCAACATTCCCCTCNNNNNNNNNNNNNNNNNNNNNNNNNNNNNNNNNNNNNNNNNNNNNNNNNNNNNNNNNNNNNNNNNNNNNNNNNNNNNNNNNNNNNNNNNNNNNNNNNNNNCTTCTTTGACTTCACTTAGTAAGGAAATCTTATTTTCTATCTTCTTTAATCTTTCAGAACAAAGCTTGATTAATTTAATGCCTTCTTCATAATATTCTAAAGATTTTTCAATATCAACATTCCCCTCTTCTAATAAATCAACTATTTCTTGTAATCGTAATAAAGCTTTTTCAAATTTTATTTCTGCCATTTTTTACCTTTCTATAATTACTAATAAAATTCCATCTGAAACAGTAATAGAAAACTCTTCCTCGGTTGTAATATTACTAATACCTCTACTACTTGAACGATATATTTTCTCATTATTGAGAGGAAATTTCAATGCCGATGTTTCTTTAACTATCGTAAAATCTGTAAGCGAAATAAGAGAAATATTTTCGCCGATTCTGGCAGGTATATAAACCTTGTCTGTTACGACATAAATTTCGTTTTTGACATTTAAAAAATGAAATTTAAGACCTTGATTTATAAATTTCTCTATAAGAAAAATATTGGCTAATGAGTGGCCAAGCCTACCATCCACAGCATTAACTAATGTAACATCATTGTATCCATTCTGTGAACAGAATTCAATAGCAAGCTCAGTGTCGCTTTTGTCTTTATCAACAGGAAATTTTCTTACATCGGATTTTCCCTTTAACAAACTTAGATATTCGGGCAAAATAGAGTCAAAATCACCGATCAGGACATCGGGGATAATCCCATTTCTACAGAGATAATTTGCCCCTCCATCTGCTGCTATAATAATCCCGGATAAATCAATATCTAAAGTAAAATTATTATTCTGATAACTAATGGGATTATTACAGAAAATAAAAGCCTTTTTCAATTAATTTGCACTCTATCAGTTAATTATTATTTGATAAATTATGAGAGATATTTTCTATCAACAAAAATTGTGGATTTTTTCTTATTGAAATAATTTAAAGGATTTTTTGTTTTACCGTAAAATCTCACTTCATAATGCAGGTGAGTGCCAGTTGAGCAACCGGAATTGCCCATCTGCCCGATAATCATATATTTGGTTACACTATCTCCTCGTTCAACTAACTGTTTGCTGAGATGCGCATAATATGTTGTATATCCATAACCATGGTCAACTAAGATGTATCTTCCGTAGTCTTTATCATATCCGGTCTCTCTTACCTTTCCATCAGCAGTAGCATATATAAAGGTTCCAAATTTATTGGCTATATCTGCCCCATGATGAAAATGACGAATTTTCGTTAAAGGATGTATTCTCCAACCATAAACATCAGAAATCCTACCCTTTGCGGGTCTCACGGATGGTGTATGATTGAAAATCGTATTTTTTACAGTAAGAAATTTTGTAATCTCCTTATAACTACTAACTTCAAAGTCAATCTGGCGATTGAATAAATCCATCTTCTCAAGTAACTTATTATGCAAATTAAACAGGTCTTCATCAAAAGTATAGAAAGTGGAATCAATATATTGTATACCACCAATACCCATTTGTCTGATATCATTGTCAATT is a window of Candidatus Cloacimonadota bacterium DNA encoding:
- a CDS encoding thiamine diphosphokinase, producing MKKAFIFCNNPISYQNNNFTLDIDLSGIIIAADGGANYLCRNGIIPDVLIGDFDSILPEYLSLLKGKSDVRKFPVDKDKSDTELAIEFCSQNGYNDVTLVNAVDGRLGHSLANIFLIEKFINQGLKFHFLNVKNEIYVVTDKVYIPARIGENISLISLTDFTIVKETSALKFPLNNEKIYRSSSRGISNITTEEEFSITVSDGILLVIIER
- the xseB gene encoding exodeoxyribonuclease VII small subunit, translating into MAEIKFEKALLRLQEIVDLLEEGNVDIEKSLEYYEEGIKLIKLCSERLKKIENKISLLSEVKE
- a CDS encoding M23 family metallopeptidase, yielding MSNRRIWHILVTSNSSSGVRSIQFSKISATMTFIFIFLFLILCGVMTYLYINNKLDQEKMIRLNEHNTQLKNEMTKINALLDTMKFKLENLQDRDKAVRRLESMRPIDNDIRQMGIGGIQYIDSTFYTFDEDLFNLHNKLLEKMDLFNRQIDFEVSSYKEITKFLTVKNTIFNHTPSVRPAKGRISDVYGWRIHPLTKIRHFHHGADIANKFGTFIYATADGKVRETGYDKDYGRYILVDHGYGYTTYYAHLSKQLVERGDSVTKYMIIGQMGNSGCSTGTHLHYEVRFYGKTKNPLNYFNKKKSTIFVDRKYLS
- the xseB gene encoding exodeoxyribonuclease VII small subunit; this translates as EGNVDIEKSLEYYEEGIKLIKLCSERLKKIENKISLLSEVKEA
- a CDS encoding farnesyl diphosphate synthase; this translates as MTKMMRLKKDVKEKRELVNIIIDRFLPRKDEYPKIIHKAMRYTLFAGGKRIRPYLTITTYQLFGHMDKKILPVAAAIELIHTYSLIHDDLPDIDNDDLRRGKPACHIEFGEDIATLAGDALIVEAFKILLTIDVKSKVKVELLKEFAEATGDTGLIAGQIVDIDSEGKYVSPKILDYIHMNKTAKLITTAVRFGTIMAEAGEDDLERITEFGKTLGLLFQISDDILDVEGSEEKMGKKTGLDAQRGKATYPKIYGIEKAKEKAQELQSKAQNIISYYGPKAEFLKKICVYIATREF